In the genome of Cucurbita pepo subsp. pepo cultivar mu-cu-16 unplaced genomic scaffold, ASM280686v2 Cp4.1_scaffold000503, whole genome shotgun sequence, the window NNNNNNNNNNNNNNNNNNNNNNNNNNNNNNNNNNNNNNNNNNNNNNNNNNNNNNNNNNNNNNNNNNNNNNNNNNNNNNNNNNNNNNNNNNNNNNNNNNNNNNNNNNNNNNNNNNNNNNNNNNNNNNNNNNNNNNNNNNNNNNNNNNNNNNNNNNNNNNNNNNNNNNNNNNNNNNNNNNNNNNNNNNNNNNNNNNNNNNNNNNNNNNNNNNNNNNNNNNNNNNNNNNNNNNNNNNNNNNNNNNNNNNNNNNNNNNNNNNNNNNNNNNNNNNNNNNNNNNNNNNNNNNNNNNNNNNNNNNNNNNNNNNNNNNNNNNNNNNNNNNNNNNNNNNNNNNNNNNNNNNNNNNNNNNNNNNNNNNNNNNNNNNNNNNNNNNNNNNNNNNNNNNNNNNNNNNNNNNNNNNNNNNNNNNNNNNNNNNNNNNNNNNNNNNNNNNNNNNNNNNNNNNNNNNNNNNNNNNNNNNNNNNNNNNNNNNNNNNNNNNNNNNNNNNNNNNNNNNNNNNNNNNNNNNNNNNNNNNNNNNNNNNNNNNNNNNNNNNNNNNNNNNNNNNNNNNNNNNNNNNNNNNNNNNNNNNNNNNNNNNNNNNNNNNNNNNNNNNNNNNNNNNNNNNNNNNNNNNNNNNNNNNNNNNNNNNNNNNNNNNNNNNNNNNNNNNNNNNNNNNNNNNNNNNNNNNNNNNNNNNNNNNNNNNNNNNNNNNNNNNNNNNNNNNNNNNNNNNNNNNNNNNNNNNNNNNNNNNNNNNNNNNNNNNNNNNNNNNNNNNNNNNNNNNNNNNNNNNNNNNNNNNNNNNNNNNNNNNNNNNNNNNNNNNNNNNNNNNNNNNNNNNNNNNNNNNNNNNNNNNNNNNNNNNNNNNNNNNNNNNNNNNNNNNNNNNNNNNNNNNNNNNNNNNNNNNNNNNNNNNNNNNNNNNNNNNNNNNNNNNNNNNNNNNNNNNNNNNNNNNNNNNNNNNNNNNNNNNNNNNNNNNNNNNNNNNNNNNNNNNNNNNNNNNNNNNNNNNNNNNNNNNNNNNNNNNNNNNNNNNNNNNNNNNNNNNNNNNNNNNNNNNNNNNNNNNNNNNNNNNNNNNNNNNNNNNNNNNNNNNNNNNNNNNNNNNNNNNNNNNNNNNNNNNNNNNNNNNNNNNNNNNNNNNNNNNNNNNNNNNNNNNNNNNNNNNNNNNNNNNNNNNNNNNNNNNNNNNNNNNNNNNNNNNNNNNNNNNNNNNNNNNNNNNNNNNNNNNNNNNNNNNNNNNNNNNNNNNNNNNNNNNNNNNNNNNNNNNNNNNNNNNNNNNNNNNNNNNNNNNNNNNNNNNNNNNNNNNNNNNNNNNNNNNNNNNNNNNNNNNNNNNNNNNNNNNNNNNNNNNNNNNNNNNNNNNNNNNNNNNNNNNNNNNNNNNNNNNNNNNNNNNNNNNNNNNNNNNNNNNNNNNNNNNNNNNNNNNNNNNNNNNNNNNNNNNNNNNNNNNNNNNNNNNNNNNNNNNNNNNNNNNNNNNNNNNNNNNNNNNNNNNNNNNNNNNNNNNNNNNNNNNNNNNNNNNNNNNNNNNNNNNNNNNNNNNNNNNNNNNNNNNNNNNNNNNNNNNNNNNNNNNNNNNNNNNNNNNNNNNNNNNNNNNNNNNNNNNNNNNNNNNNNNNNNNNNNNNNNNNNNNNNNNNNNNNNNNNNNNNNNNNNNNNNNNNNNNNNNNNNNNNNNNNNNNNNNNNNNNNNNNNNNNNNNNNNNNNNNNNNNNNNNNNNNNNNNNNNNNNNNNNNNNNNNNNNNNNNNNNNNNNNNNNNNNNNNNNNNNNNNNNNNNNNNNNNNNNNNNNNNNNNNNNNNNNNNNNNNNNNNNNNNNNNNNNNNNNNNNNNNNNNNNNNNNNNNNNNNNNNNNNNNNNNNNNNNNNNNNNNNNNNNNNNNNNNNNNNNNNNNNNNNNNNNNNNNNNNNNNNNNNNNNNNNNNNNNNNNNNNNNNNNNNNNNNNNNNNNNNNNNNNNNNNNNNNNNNNNNNNNNNNNNNNNNNNNNNNNNNNNNNNNNNNNNNNNNNNNNNNNNNNNNNNNNNNNNNNNNNNNNNNNNNNNNNNNNNNNNNNNNNNNNNNNNNNNNNNNNNNNNNNNNNNNNNNNNNNNNNNNNNNNNNNNNNNNNNNNNNNNNNNNNNNNNNNNNNNNNNNNNNNNNNNNNNNNNNNNNNNNNNNNNNNNNNNNNNNNNNNNNNNNNNNNNNNNNNNNNNNNNNNNNNNNNNNNNNNNNNNNNNNNNNNNNNNNNNNNNNNNNNNNNNNNNNNNNNNNNNNNNNNNNNNNNNNNNNNNNNNNNNNNNNNNNNNNNNNNNNNNNNNNNNNNNNNNNNNNNNNNNNNNNNNNNNNNNNNNNNNNNNNNNNNNNNNNNNNNNNNNNNNNNNNNNNNNNNNNNNNNNNNNNNNNNNNNNNNNNNNNNNNNNNNNNNNNNNNNNNNNNNNNNNNNNNNNNNNNNNNNNNNNNNNNNNNNNNNNNNNNNNNNNNNNNNNNNNNNNNNNNNNNNNNNNNNNNNNNNNNNNNNNNNNNNNNNNNNNNNNNNNNNNNNNNNNNNNNNNNNNNNNNNNNNNNNNNNNNNNNNNNNNNNNNNNNNNNNNNNNNNNNNNNNNNNNNNNNNNNNNNNNNNNNNNNNNNNNNNNNNNNNNNNNNNNNNNNNNNNNNNNNNNNNNNNNNNNNNNNNNNNNNNNNNNNNNNNNNNNNNNNNNNNNNNNNNNNNNNNNNNNNNNNNNNNNNNNNNNNNNNNNNNNNNNNNNNNNNNNNNNNNNNNNNNNNNNNNNNNNNNNNNNNNNNNNNNNNNNNNNNNNNNNNNNNNNNNNNNNNNNNNNNNNNNNNNNNNNNNNNNNNNNNNNNNNNNNNNNNNNNNNNNNNNNNNNNNNNNNNNNNNNNNNNNNNNNNNNNNNNNNNNNNNNNNNNNNNNNNNNNNNNNNNNNNNNNNNNNNNNNNNNNNNNNNNNNNNNNNNNNNNNNNNNNNNNNNNNNNNNNNNNNNNNNNNNNNNNNNNNNNNNNNNNNNNNNNNNNNNNNNNNNNNNNNNNNNNNNNNNNNNNNNNNNNNNNNNNNNNNNNNNNNNNNNNNNNNNNNNNNNNNNNNNNNNNNNNNNNNNNNNNNNNNNNNNNNNNNNNNNNNNNNNNNNNNNNNNNNNNNNNNNNNNNNNNNNNNNNNNNNNNNNNNNNNNNNNNNNNNNNNNNNNNNNNNNNNNNNNNNNNNNNNNNNNNNNNNNNNNNNNNNNNNNNNNNNNNNNNNNNNNNNNNNNNNNNNNNNNNNNNNNNNNNNNNNNNNNNNNNNNNNNNNNNNNNNNNNNNNNNNNNNNNNNNNNNNNNNNNNNNNNNNNNNNNNNNNNNNNNNNNNNNNNNNNNNNNNNNNNNNNNNNNNNNNNNNNNNNNNNNNNNNNNNNNNNNNNNNNNNNNNNNNNNNNNNNNNNNNNNNNNNNNNNNNNNNNNNNNNNNNNNNNNNNNNNNNNNNNNNNNNNNNNNNNNNNNNNNNNNNNNNNNNNNNNNNNNNNNNNNNNNNNNNNNNNNNNNNNNNNNNNNNNNNNNNNNNNNNNNNNNNNNNNNNNNNNNNNNNNNNNNNNNNNNNNNNNNNNNNNNNNNNNNNNNNNNNNNNNNNNNNNNNNNNNNNNNNNNNNNNNNNNNNNNNNNNNNNNNNNNNNNNNNNNNNNNNNNNNNNNNNNNNNNNNNNNNNNNNNNNNNNNNNNNNNNNNNNNNNNNNNNNNNNNNNNNNNNNNNNNNNNNNNNNNNNNNNNNNNNNNNNNNNNNNNNNNNNNNNNNNNNNNNNNNNNNNNNNNNNNNNNNNNNNNNNNNNNNNNNNNNNNNNNNNNNNNNNNNNNNNNNNNNNNNNNNNNNNNNNNNNNNNNNNNNNNNNNNNNNNNNNNNNNNNNNNNNNNNNNNNNNNNNNNNNNNNNNNNNNNNNNNNNNNNNNNNNNNNNNNNNNNNNNNNNNNNNNNNNNNNNNNNNNNNNNNNNNNNNNNNNNNNNNNNNNNNNNNNNNNNNNNNNNNNNNNNNNNNNNNNNNNNNNNNNNNNNNNNNNNNNNNNNNNNNNNNNNNNNNNNNNNNNNNNNNNNNNNNNNNNNNNNNNNNNNNNNNNNNNNNNNNNNNNNNNNNNNNNNNNNNNNNNNNNNNNNNNNNNNNNATGAGCACGGGAGGGCCAATGCCTCAATAGAACTCGGTtagatggatgttcgggaagtCCCGATGAGATGAAAGACACGCGGGCCCATTTTCGATGGCATGACTGAGCGAGTTATGATGGCCAACGACATCCCGAGACTCGAGGGTGGcatcaagacatatggaccctgtcgatggggatcgagatgacaagatgagatgcgacgttgcattgagagaGCTTGGTCCGAGCAGGGGCAAGGTCGAGctgaatgacttggcctagcgtagaggcaagtcggatgtgttgcagacgattgaacatgcatgcgCACGCAgcgtgtgtggttgaacaagcttggattccacacaagcgatgttcgattggtgaagacaaacctcgcctaaggtccgatgaagccacaaagccagggcgaaaaatatatatggggcttaattTTCCTTAAGGCTAGTCGTGAGTGTGTGAAGATCACGACGCCGCACGGTAAAAAATGTAGAACCGTGACACTGTGGGTCTACATCATAGGCTGgtttatagaatttaaaaacttaGGAGTCTAATACTAACTCTAACGCTCCTAATTTTCTTGTCTAAACCATAGATGTCACTACATGCATGACTTTAACATATGcggaaatttaaataaaacgtTTCAAGCGAAGTCATGGACCTATACGTTTagtttaaatcaataaatagaaataacaacATCGTCAAaataaaaccttaaaataatCTGtgagtatgaaaatgaaaaattacctATAAAACTACTAACTGAAACTATGCATGATATTGTCCTATCTTAACTTCTATAGTCATTTCAAGATTCACCGTCGTATACAACCACACATATACTACCATTTGTGCAAGGAATTTCATATCCCCACCCCTTCCAAGTTTTCTAAGGTTGTttacacaaaataataataataataataataataataataataataataataataataattttataatatattttctcctttattcATGTtctaaaaatagttaattaaaatcatgatatttataatattaatctaTGTTAGTTAGTTTGTCATGAATTTAGTAACTTctgaaataatattaatgaaaatgttcTAAAGTTATTACttatgtattaattaaataaagaaagctAAGTTTAATAGTAATTttgacaaataataattaaatttttgttaattgcgtttaatatttttaattggatAATAAGCTATTTAAGGATAAGGCCAATAGCCATAGATAAACTTTCGAAcgttttttctatttttagaaattaattgtcttttttttttactatttttagaATTCCTCAACAACTTATCAACAAATATAGATTCTAAATAACTCTCATCTTATCACTATATTTTCCTATATAAACACATCGATTATGAGCAAAAGGAATAAACAAGCTAAAGATGTTTAACATTGGATCGCTTGTTCTTTTCCTTGTTGCATCTTTAGCTTGTTTGTCTTTTTCTACCGCAGATAATGTCACATATGACTCAAATGCCTTAATTATTAATGGCGAACGACGCATTATCTTCTCAGGTTCCATCCATTATCCACGTAGTACCGATGCAATGTGGCCTGATCTTATTCAAAAAGCTAAAGATGGTGGACTTGATGCAATAGAGACGTACATTTTTTGGGATCGTCACGAGCCCCAACGACGAAAATATGACTTCTCTGGAAATCTAGATTTTATCAAGTTCTTTCAACTTATTCAAGATGCGGGACTTTATGTCGTGATGAGGATTGGTCCTTACGTGTGTGCTGAGTGGAACTATGGAGGTTTTCCAGTGTGGCTGCACAATATGCCGGGAATCCAATTACGAACCGACAATCAAGTCTACaagaatgaaatgcaaacattCACGACAAAGATAGTGAATATGTGTAAAGCGGCTAACCTATTTGCATCGCAAGGAGGACCGATAATTATAGCTCAAATTGAGAATGAGTATGGAAACGTGATGACACCGTATGGAGATGCAGGAAAAGCATATATCAATTGGTGCGCTCAAATGGCTGAATCTCTCAATATTGGTGTTCCATGGATCATGTGCCAACAAAGCGATGCCCCACAACCTATGATTAATACATGCAACGGATTCTATTGTGATAACTTCACTCCAAACAACCCGAAGAGCCCAAAAATGTTTACTGAAAATTGGGTGGGATGGTTCAAGAAATGGGGCGACAAAGACCCTCATAGAACGGCAGAAGATGTAGCATTTTCTGTGGccaaattttttcaatttggtgGCGTGCTTAACAATTATTATATGTATCATGGAGGTACCAACTTTGGAAGAACATCGGGAGGTCCGTTCATCACTACGTCTTATGATTACGACGCCC includes:
- the LOC111785477 gene encoding beta-galactosidase-like codes for the protein MFNIGSLVLFLVASLACLSFSTADNVTYDSNALIINGERRIIFSGSIHYPRSTDAMWPDLIQKAKDGGLDAIETYIFWDRHEPQRRKYDFSGNLDFIKFFQLIQDAGLYVVMRIGPYVCAEWNYGGFPVWLHNMPGIQLRTDNQVYKNEMQTFTTKIVNMCKAANLFASQGGPIIIAQIENEYGNVMTPYGDAGKAYINWCAQMAESLNIGVPWIMCQQSDAPQPMINTCNGFYCDNFTPNNPKSPKMFTENWVGWFKKWGDKDPHRTAEDVAFSVAKFFQFGGVLNNYYMYHGGTNFGRTSGGPFITTSYDYDAPLNEYGNLNQPKWGHLRQLHASIKLGEKILTNSTRSDRNISSSVTLTTFSNPTTGGRFCFLSNTDASNDATIDLQTDGKYFVPAWSVTILDGCNKEVYNTAKVNTQTSVFVKEQNVKENAQLSWVWAPEPMRDTLQGIGKFKANLLLEQKATTVDFSDYLWYMTNVETDQTSSLYNITLHVNTKGHVLHAFVNKRYVGSEWATNGQSFVLEKPISLKSG